The Arthrobacter russicus genome has a segment encoding these proteins:
- a CDS encoding DUF4032 domain-containing protein, whose protein sequence is MPVPSDTASGAQWRDEPTDFDQHGKLPRESARENTPPAAVLGSLNITAAASDPELLDLPWHLRLEDWPSETLAALPRGISRHVVRFAHLGGSVIAVKETSEHVARHEYHMLRKLQRLDVPCVEPVAVITGRTTASGAPLDPVLVTRHLKFSLPYRALFSQMLRRDTLTRLIDAQALLLVRLHLIGFYWGDVSLSNTLFRRDAGAFAAYLVDAETGELYPDLSSGQREYDLEIARVNIAGELMDLLEGGLIDEEVDPVATSELIMDAYRRLWAELTEKESFELGERWRVGARIRRLNDLGFDVEEYAIKTNPEGSTIQLQPKVVDAGHHQRRLLRLTGLDAQENQARRLLNDMDSYRADNNPDLDEEISAHSWVRHVFEPIVRSIPRELGKKLEPAEVVHEVLEHRWYMSEKQDRNVPLAEAVQSYIDGVLRHRRDEAALIITADTQTMKILEGGTLDGEASRD, encoded by the coding sequence ATGCCCGTTCCCAGCGACACAGCTTCCGGCGCGCAGTGGCGCGATGAACCGACCGATTTCGACCAGCACGGGAAACTGCCACGCGAATCGGCACGCGAGAACACACCGCCGGCTGCAGTGCTGGGCTCGCTCAACATCACGGCCGCGGCTTCGGACCCGGAGCTGCTCGACCTGCCGTGGCATTTGCGCCTGGAGGATTGGCCGAGCGAAACCTTGGCGGCATTGCCGCGCGGCATCTCCCGGCACGTCGTCCGCTTCGCACATCTGGGCGGTTCGGTCATCGCGGTCAAAGAAACCAGCGAACACGTGGCCCGGCACGAGTACCATATGCTGCGCAAGCTGCAACGGTTGGACGTGCCCTGCGTGGAGCCGGTCGCGGTGATCACCGGGCGCACCACCGCCTCCGGAGCGCCGCTGGACCCGGTGCTGGTCACCCGGCACCTGAAGTTCTCCTTGCCCTACCGCGCCCTGTTTTCCCAAATGCTGCGCCGGGACACCCTGACCCGTTTGATCGACGCCCAGGCGCTGCTTCTGGTCCGTCTGCATCTGATCGGCTTCTATTGGGGCGATGTTTCGCTTTCCAACACCCTGTTCCGCCGCGACGCCGGAGCCTTTGCCGCGTATCTGGTCGACGCGGAGACCGGCGAGCTCTATCCGGATCTCTCCAGCGGCCAGCGCGAGTACGATTTGGAGATCGCCCGGGTGAACATCGCCGGCGAACTCATGGATCTGCTGGAAGGCGGGTTGATCGACGAAGAAGTCGACCCGGTCGCGACCAGCGAGCTCATCATGGACGCCTACCGCAGGCTATGGGCCGAGCTGACCGAAAAGGAATCCTTCGAGCTCGGTGAACGCTGGCGGGTCGGTGCCAGGATCCGACGGCTCAACGACTTGGGCTTCGACGTCGAAGAATACGCGATCAAAACCAACCCCGAGGGCTCCACGATCCAGCTGCAGCCGAAAGTCGTCGACGCCGGCCACCACCAACGCCGGCTGCTCCGGCTCACCGGCCTGGATGCCCAGGAGAACCAAGCGAGACGGCTGCTCAATGACATGGACAGCTATCGGGCGGACAACAACCCCGACTTGGACGAAGAGATCAGCGCGCATTCCTGGGTCCGGCATGTCTTCGAGCCGATCGTCCGCTCCATCCCACGCGAACTGGGCAAGAAGCTCGAGCCGGCCGAGGTCGTCCATGAAGTCTTGGAGCACCGCTGGTACATGTCCGAAAAGCAGGACCGCAATGTGCCCCTGGCTGAGGCGGTCCAATCCTACATCGACGGTGTGCTGCGGCACCGGCGGGACGAAGCGGCGCTGATCATCACTGCGGATACGCAGACCATGAAGATCCTGGAGGGCGGCACGCTGGACGGCGAAGCGTCCCGGGACTGA
- the otsA gene encoding alpha,alpha-trehalose-phosphate synthase (UDP-forming), whose amino-acid sequence MPTKERSKAAKGKGQKFDFIVVSNRLPVDRVQAEDGADQWRRSPGGLVTALAPIMAKSEGAWVGWHGAAGERLDAFDHGGMQLIPVELDAEEVELYYEGFANATLWPLYHDVIAPPEFHRTWWEAYRTVNRRFAAAAAEAAAPGGTVWVQDYQLQLVPKYLRELRPDLRIGFFNHIPFPPLEIYAQLPWRRTILEGLLGADLIGFQRGNDASNFLRCVRRFVNATVRQNQVQIDDRTARAEAFPISIDMAQISALANKPEVQQRAAQIRRDLGNPKTILLGVDRLDYTKGIQHRLKAFGELLADGRLTVEDATLIQVASPSRERVESYRLLREDVEGAVGRINGTHDTIQNTAVRYLHHSYPLEEMVALYLAADVMLVTALRDGMNLVAKEYVATRSDNTGALVLSEFTGAADQLRQAILINPHDIDGLKDSIMAAINLSPAEAGRRMRLMRRQILDHDVERWSQEFLDKLESGR is encoded by the coding sequence GTGCCAACGAAGGAACGAAGCAAAGCGGCCAAAGGCAAGGGTCAGAAATTCGACTTTATCGTCGTCTCCAACCGGCTGCCGGTCGACCGGGTGCAAGCCGAGGACGGGGCCGACCAGTGGCGCCGCTCCCCGGGCGGCCTGGTGACCGCCTTGGCGCCGATCATGGCGAAGTCCGAGGGCGCCTGGGTGGGTTGGCACGGGGCCGCCGGCGAGCGGCTCGACGCTTTCGACCACGGCGGGATGCAGTTGATCCCGGTGGAACTCGACGCCGAGGAAGTCGAGCTCTACTACGAGGGGTTCGCGAACGCGACCCTGTGGCCGCTGTACCACGACGTGATCGCGCCGCCGGAGTTCCACCGGACCTGGTGGGAGGCTTACCGCACGGTCAACCGGAGGTTTGCCGCAGCGGCAGCTGAGGCGGCAGCGCCGGGCGGGACCGTCTGGGTCCAGGACTACCAGCTGCAGCTGGTGCCGAAATACCTCCGCGAACTCCGGCCGGACCTGCGCATCGGCTTCTTCAACCATATTCCGTTCCCGCCGCTGGAAATCTACGCGCAATTGCCCTGGCGCAGGACGATCCTGGAAGGGCTTTTGGGCGCCGATTTGATCGGTTTCCAACGTGGCAATGACGCAAGCAATTTCCTGCGTTGCGTCCGGCGGTTCGTCAACGCCACGGTCCGGCAGAACCAGGTGCAGATCGATGATCGGACGGCCCGGGCCGAAGCCTTCCCGATCTCGATCGACATGGCGCAGATCTCCGCCCTGGCCAACAAACCCGAAGTGCAGCAGCGCGCCGCGCAAATCCGCCGTGATCTGGGCAATCCCAAGACCATTCTGCTCGGCGTGGACCGCTTGGACTACACCAAAGGGATCCAGCACCGGTTGAAGGCTTTCGGCGAACTCCTGGCCGACGGACGGCTCACCGTCGAAGACGCCACGTTAATCCAGGTAGCCAGTCCCAGCCGGGAACGGGTGGAAAGCTACCGGCTGCTGCGCGAAGACGTCGAGGGCGCGGTCGGCAGGATCAACGGCACGCATGACACGATCCAGAACACCGCGGTGCGGTACTTGCACCACAGCTACCCGCTCGAGGAGATGGTCGCGCTCTATCTCGCCGCCGACGTCATGCTGGTCACCGCGTTGCGGGACGGGATGAATCTCGTGGCCAAGGAGTACGTCGCCACCCGCAGCGACAACACCGGCGCCCTGGTGCTCAGCGAGTTCACCGGGGCGGCCGACCAGTTGCGCCAGGCGATCCTGATCAATCCGCACGACATTGACGGGCTCAAAGACTCGATCATGGCCGCGATCAACCTCTCCCCGGCCGAAGCCGGCCGCCGGATGCGTCTGATGCGGCGGCAGATCTTGGACCACGACGTCGAACGCTGGTCGCAGGAGTTCCTGGACAAGCTCGAGTCCGGACGTTGA
- the otsB gene encoding trehalose-phosphatase, translated as MATLDAGLQSALERLSRVPRILVAMDFDGTMAPLVARAEAARATPASAAAFNRLAELPGITTALISGRALDSLRNVAEPDRRTLLIGSHGAESWLGPGAEPLRLSADQARQREAIIQLLSEVSAGHPGTTVELKPAGAVLHTRQADDLLAAAAVDAARSGLGGLGVEPKTGKRVLEASVLRSDKGQGLQTLRDASAAEAVLFAGDDTTDEDGFAVLRWPDVGVKVGSGPTVAEFRIGSVPETALLLDALVRLRQDG; from the coding sequence ATGGCAACGCTCGACGCCGGCCTGCAGAGCGCCCTGGAACGGCTCAGCCGGGTGCCGCGGATCCTGGTCGCGATGGACTTCGACGGGACCATGGCTCCGTTGGTGGCCCGGGCGGAAGCCGCCCGGGCCACCCCGGCGAGCGCGGCCGCCTTCAACCGCTTGGCCGAGCTGCCCGGCATCACCACGGCGCTGATCTCCGGACGCGCCCTCGACTCGCTGCGCAATGTCGCCGAGCCCGATCGACGGACCTTGCTGATCGGCAGCCACGGCGCGGAATCCTGGTTGGGGCCGGGCGCCGAGCCGCTCCGGCTCAGTGCGGACCAGGCCCGGCAACGGGAAGCCATCATCCAGTTGTTGTCCGAAGTTTCCGCCGGGCATCCGGGCACCACCGTGGAGCTGAAGCCGGCCGGCGCAGTGCTGCACACCCGGCAAGCCGACGACCTGCTGGCCGCCGCAGCGGTCGACGCCGCCCGGTCCGGGCTCGGCGGACTCGGCGTCGAGCCCAAAACCGGCAAGCGGGTGCTCGAAGCCTCGGTGCTGCGCAGCGACAAAGGCCAGGGGTTGCAGACCCTGCGGGACGCCAGCGCGGCGGAGGCGGTTCTGTTCGCCGGCGATGACACCACCGACGAAGACGGCTTCGCGGTACTGCGCTGGCCGGACGTCGGCGTCAAAGTCGGGTCCGGACCGACCGTGGCCGAATTCCGGATCGGCTCGGTACCGGAGACCGCTCTGCTGCTCGATGCTCTGGTCCGGTTGCGCCAGGACGGCTGA
- a CDS encoding NtaA/DmoA family FMN-dependent monooxygenase (This protein belongs to a clade of FMN-dependent monooxygenases, within a broader family of flavin-dependent oxidoreductases, the luciferase-like monooxygenase (LMM) family, some of whose members use coenzyme F420 rather than FMN.), with translation MLHFGWFVGHGFGVQGWGTPGYAQGYDWKQPQIYQAAARLFERSGLDLFIIEDSLTVPDTYGGSAEVSLAQASFAPKHDPLALVPYLLSATENLGVVPTVSASFYPPFTAARLLATLQHFSQRQLGWNVVTSGSDLAAQNYGLDQQIEHDRRYAKAEEFVDVVRKLWRSWAPDAVLEDVAAGRYADHRKVAPIDHRGEFFAVRGPLNTAPLPEEPVLVQAGASPRGKAFAGANADVALALARGVDGMRGYRDSVRAEAVRAGRDPDEVKVLFVTKPTVVGSRAEAQELRESRKNLSRRDIDSQLNSISYLSGIDFRKFDLDQPLPALSTNSNRGTLAHFTSSAPDGATLREILQRRSGGAGDSIIGTAEEIADYFEASAEAVGGDGFLLSGFVDPATVHGVLDRLAPVLRHRGLLRSSYGDGGLRSNLRDF, from the coding sequence ATGTTGCATTTCGGATGGTTCGTGGGCCATGGTTTCGGTGTCCAGGGCTGGGGCACGCCCGGCTATGCCCAGGGATATGACTGGAAGCAGCCGCAGATCTACCAAGCTGCGGCCCGGCTTTTCGAACGCTCCGGTTTGGACTTGTTCATCATCGAGGACTCGCTCACCGTCCCGGACACCTACGGTGGCAGCGCGGAGGTTTCCCTGGCGCAGGCATCGTTCGCGCCGAAGCACGACCCGTTGGCCTTGGTCCCGTACTTGCTTTCGGCAACCGAGAACCTCGGCGTGGTGCCCACGGTCAGCGCTTCGTTCTATCCGCCGTTCACCGCAGCCAGATTACTGGCGACGCTGCAGCATTTCTCGCAACGGCAACTCGGTTGGAACGTGGTCACCTCGGGCAGCGACTTGGCAGCGCAGAACTACGGCTTGGACCAGCAGATAGAACACGACCGGCGGTATGCGAAGGCCGAGGAGTTCGTCGACGTGGTGCGCAAGCTCTGGCGCAGCTGGGCGCCAGACGCGGTGCTCGAAGATGTCGCCGCCGGCCGATACGCGGATCACCGGAAGGTCGCCCCGATCGATCATCGCGGCGAGTTCTTCGCGGTCCGCGGTCCGTTGAACACCGCGCCGCTGCCGGAGGAGCCGGTTCTGGTCCAGGCCGGGGCTTCGCCGCGCGGCAAGGCCTTTGCGGGCGCCAATGCGGATGTCGCCCTGGCGCTTGCCCGGGGAGTGGACGGGATGCGCGGGTATCGGGACAGCGTGCGGGCGGAAGCCGTTCGGGCCGGTCGGGACCCGGACGAAGTCAAAGTCCTGTTCGTCACCAAGCCGACCGTGGTCGGTTCCCGGGCCGAGGCTCAGGAACTGCGCGAAAGCCGCAAAAACCTCAGCCGGCGGGACATCGACAGCCAGCTGAATTCGATCTCTTATCTTTCCGGGATCGATTTCCGGAAGTTCGATCTCGACCAACCGCTTCCGGCACTGAGCACGAACAGCAATCGCGGGACTTTGGCGCACTTCACCTCGTCGGCTCCGGACGGCGCCACACTGCGCGAAATCCTGCAGCGCCGCAGCGGCGGGGCCGGGGACAGCATCATCGGCACCGCCGAAGAGATCGCAGACTACTTCGAAGCCAGTGCGGAAGCCGTGGGCGGAGACGGATTCCTGCTCTCCGGTTTCGTCGACCCGGCCACGGTCCACGGCGTGCTCGACCGGTTGGCCCCGGTGCTGCGGCATCGCGGCTTGCTCCGGAGCAGCTATGGCGACGGCGGTCTCCGCTCGAACCTGCGGGACTTCTGA
- a CDS encoding FAD-binding oxidoreductase, translating to MPDRDTVLAELFSALSVGSFSTAADVLNQYAVDQGPVLDLQQPMAVVFPRSVAEVQTVVKWAARHQVVLIPRGAGTGVSGGAHATAGSVVLSLERMNRILEIHPEDEVAVVEPGVVNADLNAAVEPFGLMYAPDPASYRLSTIGGNVATNAGGLRCAKYGVTRDSLLALDVVLADGSLIHTGHRTFKGVAGFDLTGLFTGSEGVLGIVVGATVRLKYLPVQTRTLAVFFEDFRTAAAGVLAVGRARVQPAIMELLDGASLADIDARMDSALRSRGGALLLIQTDGLAADLEAAEVVRAVAGLGGRVFDEDPEEAARLLELRRHSRGMDADLETRVGEDVAVPRSRLVDYIAATEELALRQQVNVRVVAHAGDGNLHPTFWIAEADPNGIRRLNDALDESVEIALSMGGTITGEHGVGQFKLRWLGLEQSPELIGLQRRIKELFDPQGIFNPGKAV from the coding sequence ATGCCTGACCGCGACACTGTTCTAGCCGAACTCTTTTCCGCCCTGTCCGTCGGTTCCTTCAGCACCGCAGCCGACGTACTGAACCAATATGCCGTGGACCAGGGCCCGGTCCTGGACTTGCAGCAGCCGATGGCTGTGGTGTTCCCCCGCTCGGTTGCCGAGGTCCAGACGGTGGTGAAGTGGGCGGCACGGCATCAGGTGGTATTGATCCCCCGAGGTGCCGGTACCGGCGTCTCCGGGGGTGCCCATGCGACCGCGGGGTCCGTGGTGCTGAGTTTGGAACGGATGAACCGGATTCTGGAAATTCATCCCGAAGACGAAGTCGCGGTGGTCGAGCCCGGCGTGGTCAATGCAGATCTGAATGCTGCCGTGGAACCTTTCGGGTTGATGTATGCGCCGGATCCGGCCAGCTATCGCCTGTCCACGATCGGCGGCAATGTCGCGACCAACGCCGGCGGACTGCGATGTGCCAAATACGGGGTGACCCGGGATTCGCTGTTGGCGCTGGACGTGGTCCTGGCCGACGGTTCCCTGATCCATACCGGCCATCGGACGTTCAAAGGCGTGGCGGGATTCGACTTGACCGGATTGTTCACCGGTTCCGAAGGGGTTCTGGGGATCGTAGTCGGAGCGACGGTGCGATTGAAATACCTTCCGGTGCAGACGCGCACCTTGGCGGTGTTCTTCGAAGATTTCAGGACGGCCGCGGCCGGCGTCCTGGCAGTCGGCCGGGCCCGGGTGCAGCCGGCGATCATGGAGTTGCTGGACGGCGCTTCGCTGGCGGATATCGATGCGCGGATGGACTCGGCATTGCGTTCCCGGGGCGGTGCCTTGCTGTTGATCCAAACTGACGGTTTGGCTGCTGACCTGGAAGCTGCCGAGGTCGTGCGCGCGGTCGCCGGTCTGGGCGGACGGGTCTTCGACGAAGACCCGGAGGAGGCGGCACGACTTTTGGAGCTGCGCCGGCATTCCCGGGGGATGGACGCGGATCTGGAAACCCGGGTCGGTGAGGACGTTGCGGTGCCCCGTTCGCGGCTGGTCGACTACATCGCAGCCACCGAGGAGCTGGCGCTTCGCCAGCAGGTCAACGTCCGGGTCGTTGCACACGCCGGGGACGGCAACCTGCACCCGACGTTCTGGATCGCGGAAGCGGACCCGAACGGCATCCGACGGCTCAACGATGCCCTCGACGAATCGGTCGAGATCGCGCTTTCGATGGGTGGCACGATCACCGGAGAGCACGGCGTCGGGCAGTTCAAATTGCGTTGGTTGGGTTTGGAGCAGTCCCCGGAGCTGATCGGCTTGCAGCGCCGGATCAAAGAGCTTTTCGACCCGCAAGGAATTTTCAATCCTGGTAAAGCCGTGTAG
- a CDS encoding alpha/beta fold hydrolase, translated as MPDVVLGLDWVLANVSLYWFNRSAGSAAYTGYASAPLWGVAPPNSGVPTAAIQFAHDIGIRSHAERSNTIVRWTDVPERGGHFAALEEPELLVADVRAFINGLEPATAADRN; from the coding sequence ATGCCCGACGTCGTCCTCGGCCTGGACTGGGTGCTGGCCAATGTTTCGCTCTACTGGTTCAACCGTTCGGCCGGATCGGCCGCCTACACCGGCTATGCCTCCGCCCCGCTGTGGGGCGTCGCGCCGCCGAATTCGGGAGTGCCGACCGCGGCGATCCAGTTCGCCCACGATATCGGGATCCGCAGCCACGCCGAACGCAGCAATACGATCGTCCGCTGGACCGACGTGCCCGAGCGCGGCGGACATTTCGCAGCGCTCGAAGAACCGGAGCTGCTCGTCGCCGATGTGCGCGCCTTCATCAACGGGCTGGAACCGGCAACGGCGGCAGACCGGAACTGA
- a CDS encoding aromatic amino acid ammonia-lyase produces MPGFSIGTGSIALADFAAAALEPATVVEVTEEAWQQVRDSRDLVDAAAAAGQPVYGLNTLLGSGRNTPVEASKILAFQVQLVRYHASGIGEFLAAGQTRAVLLSRLIGFARGGSGVRAETVEFYRQLLNQGILPAIPRTGSVGSSDLTALAAVASVAIGEGQAHDQAGNLVAGAEALAGAGIEPLVLQGLEGLALVSANSYTVGVGVLQLDKLHRLVELADTALVLSLEAIGRLGGAAQLDAYSPIIAQAKGSRGLAESISRIQELLRGSWLAQPGRDGGVQDPLSFRSAPQTHGAVRAQTGILAAALQAELDGRGENPLVDAPSGRLVSGGNFQITELALAFEGLRLGLAHLGHISERRIAKLFPAQRELRQARLAAAESTPEDDGFPGLLWYSAAALLAELKALAQPVTLGAPTLSADVEDHSTLAPLALQQLERSIELSVELLVIEALTAVYLLGSETLRSRPLGEAAGAIHQALSTLLDERLPAAELILRAGQLLWSRP; encoded by the coding sequence ATGCCCGGCTTCAGCATTGGGACCGGGTCGATCGCACTGGCCGATTTCGCTGCCGCGGCACTGGAACCGGCCACCGTGGTCGAAGTGACCGAGGAGGCTTGGCAGCAGGTCCGGGATTCCCGTGATCTGGTCGATGCCGCGGCAGCGGCCGGGCAGCCGGTCTATGGTCTGAACACCTTGCTCGGCTCCGGGCGGAACACTCCGGTCGAGGCTTCGAAAATCCTGGCCTTCCAGGTTCAGCTGGTGCGCTATCACGCCAGTGGAATCGGTGAATTCCTGGCTGCCGGGCAAACCCGGGCAGTCCTGCTGTCCCGGCTGATCGGATTCGCCAGAGGCGGATCCGGGGTCCGGGCTGAAACCGTCGAATTCTACCGGCAGCTGCTGAACCAGGGGATCCTTCCGGCGATCCCGAGAACCGGCTCGGTGGGGTCCTCGGACCTGACCGCGTTGGCCGCCGTCGCCAGTGTGGCGATCGGCGAGGGACAAGCCCATGACCAGGCCGGGAACTTGGTCGCCGGGGCTGAAGCGCTCGCCGGCGCAGGCATCGAGCCGCTGGTGCTGCAGGGGCTGGAAGGCCTGGCCTTGGTCAGCGCGAACTCCTACACGGTGGGCGTAGGGGTTCTGCAGCTCGACAAATTGCACCGGCTCGTCGAGCTCGCCGACACGGCTTTGGTGCTTTCACTCGAGGCGATCGGAAGGCTCGGCGGTGCTGCCCAGCTCGACGCCTATTCGCCGATCATCGCGCAGGCGAAGGGCAGCCGCGGTTTGGCCGAGAGCATTTCCCGAATCCAGGAATTGTTGCGCGGCAGCTGGTTGGCCCAGCCGGGCCGGGACGGCGGAGTCCAAGACCCGCTTTCCTTCCGGTCGGCGCCGCAGACCCACGGTGCCGTGCGGGCACAGACCGGGATCCTGGCCGCTGCGCTCCAAGCGGAGTTGGACGGACGCGGCGAAAACCCACTGGTCGATGCGCCCAGCGGCCGCCTGGTGTCCGGCGGGAACTTCCAGATCACCGAGCTCGCTCTGGCCTTCGAGGGGCTGCGCCTCGGATTGGCGCACCTCGGCCATATCAGCGAGCGGAGGATCGCCAAACTTTTCCCGGCGCAACGGGAATTGCGCCAGGCGCGGTTGGCCGCTGCGGAATCCACTCCGGAGGACGACGGATTCCCGGGGTTGCTCTGGTATTCGGCGGCGGCGCTGCTGGCAGAACTCAAGGCGCTTGCCCAGCCGGTGACGCTGGGCGCGCCAACCCTGTCCGCGGATGTGGAGGACCACTCGACGTTGGCACCCTTGGCCTTGCAGCAGCTTGAACGCTCGATTGAACTCAGTGTCGAGTTGCTTGTCATCGAAGCTCTGACCGCGGTTTACCTGCTTGGCTCGGAAACCCTGCGGTCGCGCCCGCTGGGCGAAGCCGCCGGAGCCATCCACCAGGCATTGTCCACGCTGCTCGACGAGCGGCTTCCGGCCGCAGAGCTGATCCTGCGGGCCGGGCAACTGCTCTGGAGCCGGCCATGA
- a CDS encoding PLP-dependent cysteine synthase family protein — translation MNDPVLAAVGNTPLVQLHGLGVRNRVLLKLESLNPGGSIKDRTALAMVRAAEASGELRAGATIVESSSGNTGVGLALIGSRTGHPVVIVVGQSTSAEKVEAIRGYGARVEFADWEAAPESPDNPRTVAERIAASIPGSWWPQQFDNQANPQAHYRGTGPEIWRQTGGALTHFVASVGTGGTISGAGRYFKEASRGAVRVHAADPAGSVYSGAPAGRIIVDGVGNTWPPECWPSTFDPAVVDGFQVVDDAECYATLHFLQQSQGLCLGPSSGLAVAAARRVADAAPIGSLVVAIAPDTGQNYASKAYDRDWLAAQGLQLSSGLPPLPVPAR, via the coding sequence ATGAATGATCCGGTATTGGCTGCGGTCGGGAACACCCCCTTGGTCCAGTTGCACGGGCTGGGAGTCCGCAATCGCGTCCTGCTGAAGCTCGAATCGTTGAATCCCGGTGGCTCGATCAAGGACCGGACTGCGCTTGCCATGGTCCGGGCGGCCGAGGCCAGCGGCGAACTGCGCGCCGGGGCGACCATCGTGGAGAGCAGTTCCGGAAACACCGGAGTGGGTCTGGCTCTGATCGGCTCCCGGACCGGGCATCCGGTGGTGATCGTGGTCGGTCAGAGTACGTCGGCGGAAAAGGTCGAGGCGATCCGCGGCTACGGCGCTCGGGTGGAATTCGCCGATTGGGAGGCGGCTCCGGAGTCGCCAGACAACCCCCGGACGGTTGCCGAACGGATCGCCGCGTCGATCCCGGGCAGCTGGTGGCCGCAGCAGTTCGACAACCAGGCCAATCCCCAAGCGCATTACCGCGGGACCGGTCCGGAGATCTGGCGGCAAACCGGCGGAGCGCTCACTCACTTCGTGGCTTCGGTCGGGACCGGAGGCACGATCAGCGGGGCCGGCCGCTACTTCAAAGAGGCGAGCCGGGGCGCGGTTCGGGTGCACGCTGCCGATCCGGCCGGCTCGGTCTATTCGGGCGCTCCGGCCGGGCGGATCATCGTCGACGGGGTAGGGAACACTTGGCCGCCCGAGTGTTGGCCGAGCACCTTCGATCCGGCGGTCGTGGACGGCTTCCAGGTGGTCGACGATGCGGAATGCTACGCGACGCTGCATTTCCTGCAGCAGAGCCAGGGTCTCTGCCTGGGGCCATCATCCGGCTTGGCGGTTGCCGCGGCCCGGCGGGTCGCCGACGCTGCACCGATTGGCTCGCTCGTAGTGGCGATTGCTCCGGACACCGGTCAGAACTATGCCAGCAAAGCGTATGACCGCGACTGGCTCGCCGCCCAAGGCCTCCAGCTCAGTTCCGGTCTGCCGCCGTTGCCGGTTCCAGCCCGTTGA
- a CDS encoding epoxide hydrolase N-terminal domain-containing protein: MTNIQPYTVHIAQQELDDLSQRLRSARLPHTLPGDDWDTGIASSATSQSSPPGPV; this comes from the coding sequence ATGACGAACATTCAGCCCTACACCGTGCACATCGCCCAGCAAGAGCTCGACGACCTGAGCCAACGGCTCCGTTCTGCCCGGCTCCCGCACACCCTGCCCGGCGACGACTGGGACACCGGGATCGCGAGTTCGGCTACCTCGCAATCCAGTCCACCCGGCCCGGTCTGA
- a CDS encoding ABC transporter ATP-binding protein: MATVTFDNATRLYPGTDKPAVDKLNIEIADGEFLVLVGPSGCGKSTSLRMLAGLEDVNAGRILIGDRDVTDVPPKDRDIAMVFQNYALYPHMTVADNMGFALKIAGINKEERAKRVLEAAKLLDLEAYLDRKPKALSGGQRQRVAMGRAIVRNPQVFLMDEPLSNLDAKLRVQTRTQIASLTRRLGVTTVYVTHDQVEAMTMGDRVAVLKDGILQQVDTPRNLYDRPQNVFVAGFIGSPAMNLLELPVVDGGVKFGGVVYPVPRDVLEAAAGNTVTLGVRPEDLETDPNGEGLPVEVDVVEELGADAYIYGHTTLDGKDYDIVARVDGRRPPLKGDTLHVRPQQGHVHLFDATSGLRLGD, from the coding sequence GTGGCAACAGTTACTTTTGACAACGCTACGCGTTTGTACCCGGGCACCGACAAGCCCGCGGTCGACAAGCTCAACATCGAAATCGCCGACGGCGAATTCCTGGTTCTGGTCGGCCCCTCCGGTTGCGGAAAATCCACCTCGCTGCGCATGCTCGCCGGCTTGGAAGACGTCAATGCGGGCCGGATTCTGATCGGCGATCGCGACGTCACCGACGTTCCGCCGAAAGACCGCGACATTGCAATGGTTTTCCAGAACTACGCCCTGTACCCGCATATGACGGTTGCGGACAATATGGGTTTCGCACTGAAGATCGCGGGCATCAACAAGGAAGAACGCGCCAAGCGGGTGCTCGAGGCCGCAAAGCTGCTGGACCTCGAAGCGTATTTGGACCGCAAGCCGAAGGCACTCTCCGGCGGCCAGCGCCAGCGCGTCGCGATGGGCCGCGCCATTGTGCGAAACCCGCAGGTCTTCCTGATGGATGAGCCGCTTTCCAACTTGGACGCGAAGCTCCGGGTGCAGACCCGCACCCAGATCGCGTCGCTGACCCGCCGTTTGGGCGTCACCACGGTCTACGTGACGCACGACCAGGTCGAGGCAATGACCATGGGCGATCGCGTCGCGGTGCTCAAGGACGGCATCCTGCAGCAGGTCGATACCCCGCGCAATCTCTATGATCGCCCGCAGAACGTCTTCGTGGCCGGATTCATCGGCTCGCCCGCGATGAATCTGCTGGAACTGCCCGTGGTCGACGGCGGCGTGAAGTTCGGCGGCGTGGTCTACCCGGTGCCGCGCGACGTGCTCGAAGCAGCGGCTGGAAACACCGTGACCTTGGGCGTGCGCCCCGAAGACCTGGAAACCGACCCCAACGGCGAAGGCCTGCCGGTCGAGGTCGATGTGGTCGAGGAACTCGGTGCCGACGCTTACATCTACGGCCACACTACGCTGGACGGCAAAGACTACGACATCGTGGCCCGCGTTGACGGCCGGCGTCCTCCGCTCAAGGGCGACACGCTGCACGTCCGTCCGCAGCAAGGCCACGTGCACCTGTTCGATGCCACCTCCGGTCTGCGGCTCGGCGACTGA